The following coding sequences are from one Rhinoderma darwinii isolate aRhiDar2 chromosome 12 unlocalized genomic scaffold, aRhiDar2.hap1 SUPER_12_unloc_7, whole genome shotgun sequence window:
- the LOC142698204 gene encoding uncharacterized protein LOC142698204 — protein sequence MSYRELLQLAIDESSRINQGIADGRLRSGHRRRQSVEQDEDHDNVPDRRRRRGQVPPRRRLQQDGADRSRSPLRPEPIEQSETTIGRRINSETELRIPVESRPGSTPSTTQERSERLEEPTQEPSTSEPLPNLQPSREGSRSPQQTSNRLVEPTPSTSQLLPNQQSTTETTDSRPVQRRQRRRGRRGRQIDRLPSRTFTENEDIQSCTICLEDYEIGEQVTVLPCSHIFHLPCIAHWIPTNPRCPLCRVHAFQRKRRR from the exons atgagttaccgagaactcttgcagcttgcaatagacgaaagttcccggataaatcaag gcattgctgatggaagattaagatctggacatagaaggcgtcagagtgtggaacaggatgaagaccatgacaatgtccccgacaggagacgaagacgtggtcaagttccaccgcgccgtaggttgcagcaagacggagcggacagaagccggtcccctttacgacctgagccaatagaacagtctgaaacgacaattggccgtcgtattaatagtgagaccgagctcagaattcctgtTGAATCCCGgcctgggtctactccatcaactactcaggagagatccgaaaggctggaggaaccaacacaagagcccagcaccagtgagccgctaccaaacctgcagccgtccagagaaggaagcagatctcctcagcaaacatctaacaggctggtggagccaacaccaagcaccagtcagctgcttcccaaccaacagtcgacaacagagaccacagacagcagacctgtgcagagaagacaacgtcggcgaggcaggagaggcaggcagattgatagactcccatctcgaacctttactgaaaacgaagacatccagtcctgcactatatgcctagaggactatgagattggagagcaagtcaccgttctgccatgttctcacatattccatctgccttgtattgcacattggatcccgacaaatccacgctgtcccttgtgccgcgtccatgcctttcaaagaaagaggaggagataa
- the LOC142698205 gene encoding uncharacterized protein LOC142698205: protein MSYRELLQLAIDESSRINQGIADGRLRSGHRRRQSVEQDEDHDNVPDRRRRRGQVPPRRRLQQDGADRSRSPLRSEPIEQSETTSGRRINSATELRISGESQPASTPSTTQERSERLEEPTQDPSTSEPLPNLQPSREGSRSPQQTSNRLVEPTPSTSQLLPNQQSTTETTDSRPVQRRQRRRGRRGRQIDRLPSRTFTENEDIQSCTICLEDYEIGEQVTVLPCSHIFHLPCIAHWIPTNPRCPLCRVHAFQRKSRR from the exons atgagttaccgagaactcttgcagcttgcaatagacgaaagttcccggataaatcaag gcattgctgatggaagattaagatctggacatagaaggcgtcagagtgtggagcaggatgaagaccatgacaatgtccctgacaggagacgaagacgtggtcaagttccaccgcgccgtaggttgcagcaagacggagcggacagaagccggtccccattacgatctgagccaatagaacagtctgaaacgacaagtggccgtcgtattaatagtgcgaccgagctcagaatttctggagaatcccagcctgcgtctactccatcaactactcaggagagatccgaaaggctggaggaaccaacacaagaccccagcaccagtgagccgctaccaaacctgcagccatccagagaaggaagcagatctcctcagcaaacatctaacaggctggtggagccaacaccaagcaccagtcagctgcttcccaaccaacagtcgacaacagagaccacagacagcagacctgtgcagagaagacaacgtcggcgaggcaggagaggcaggcagattgatagactcccatctcgaacttttactgaaaacgaagacatccagtcctgcactatatgcctagaggactatgagattggagagcaagtcaccgttctgccatgttctcacatattccatctgccttgtattgcacattggatcccgacaaatccacgctgtcccttgtgccgcgtccatgcctttcaaagaaagagcaggagataa